The Centroberyx gerrardi isolate f3 chromosome 24, fCenGer3.hap1.cur.20231027, whole genome shotgun sequence genome includes a region encoding these proteins:
- the aldh1l2 gene encoding mitochondrial 10-formyltetrahydrofolate dehydrogenase, whose amino-acid sequence MLWTANQLIRKFSTSTHYYQNKLKLALIGQSLFGQEVYTNLRKQGHKVVGVFTVPDKDGKADPLAVAAEKDGTPVFKFPRWRVKGKPIPEVVEAYKAVGAELNVMPFCSQFIPMNVIDHPKHGSIIYHPSILPLHRGASAINWTLIHGDKKAGFSVFWADDGLDTGPILLQRDCDVEPNDTVDTLYNRFLFPEGIKAMVESVQLIADGKAARVPQSEEGATYEGIQKKSNSKVDLAQPAEAIHNWIRGHDKVPGAWTLIDGQTVTLYGSSMLGPVPAGQPLDIEGASQPGLVTKNGLVLYGSDGKALLVKNLQFEDGKMIPASKYFSSGESSSVELTDDEKKMAEEIKMIWKGILSNIPAIEDTTDFFKSGAASMDVVRLVEEVKQKCAGVQLQTEDVYMATTFQDFIQMFVRRLRGEDQEEELVIDYATKEVNNMTVKMPYQCFIDGKFEDAENGKACDTINPADGSAICKVAYASVGDVDRAVAAAKEAFDNGPWGRMNPRDRGSLLYKLADLMEEHQEELATIESIDSGAVYTLALKTHVGMSIQTFRYFAGWCDKIQGKTIPINQARPNRNLTFTKKEPLGVCAIVIPWNYPLMMLAWKSAACLAAGNTLVLKPAQVTPLTALKFAELTVKAGIPKGVINIVPGSGGLVGQRLSDHPDVRKLGFTGSTPIGKQIMKSCALSNLKKVSLELGGKSPLIIFSDCDMDKAVRMGMSSVYFNKGENCIAAGRLFVEESIHDEYISRVVEEIKKMKIGDPLDRSTDHGPQNHKAHLDKLVEYCDIGVKEGATLVYGGKQVDRPGFFMEPTVFTGVEDHMFIAKEESFGPVMVVSKFKDGDVDGVLQRANDTEFGLASGVFTRDINKAMYVSERLEAGTVFVNTYNKTDVASPFGGFKQSGFGKDLGEDALLEYLRTKAVTVEY is encoded by the exons ATGTTGTGGACGGCGAATCAACTCATAAGAAAATTCTCCACCTCTACC CATTATTACCAGAATAAGCTGAAACTAGCTCTAATTGGCCAGAGCCTGTTTGGCCAGGAGGTGTACACCAACCTGAGGAAGCAGGGTCACAAGGTGGTGGGCGTGTTCACCGTCCCGGACAAGGATGGCAAGGCAGACCCCCTGG CGGTGGCAGCGGAGAAGGACGGGACGCCGGTGTTCAAGTTCCCCCGGTGGCGCGTCAAGGGGAAGCCCATCCCGGAGGTGGTGGAGGCCTACAAGGCGGTGGGCGCCGAGCTCAACGTCATGCCCTTCTGCTCCCAGTTCATCCCCATGAACGTGATCGACCACCCAAAACACGGCTCCATCATCTACCACCCCTCCATCCTGCCGCTGCACAGGGGCGCCTCGGCCATCAACTG GACCCTGATCCACGGAGACAAGAAGGCCGGCTTCTCAGTGTTCTGGGCTGACGACGGTCTGGACACCGGCCCCATCCTGCTGCAGAGGGACTGTGACGTCGAGCCCAACGACACGGTGGACACACTCTACAACCGCTTCCTGTTCCCAGAGGGCATCAAGGCCATG GTGGAGTCGGTGCAGCTCATAGCCGATGGAAAAGCCGCTCGCGTTCCCCAGTCAGAGGAAGGAGCGACCTACGAAGGCATTCAGAAGAAATCCAACTCCAAG GTGGACCTGGCCCAACCGGCCGAGGCCATCCACAACTGGATCCGTGGCCATGACAAAGTCCCCGGTGCCTGGACTCTCATTGATGGCCAG ACTGTGACCCTGTACGGCTCGTCCATGTTGGGGCCGGTGCCGGCCGGTCAGCCCCTGGACATCGAGGGGGCGTCCCAACCCGGCCTGGTCACCAAGAACGGACTCGTCCTGTACGGATCTGACGGGAAAGCC CTGCTGGTGAAGAACCTGCAGTTTGAAGACGGGAAGATGATCCCTGCCTCCAAGTACTTTTCCTCAGGAGAAAGCTCCAGTGTGGAGCTGACTGATGATGAGAAGAAGATGGCAGAGGAGATCAAG ATGATCTGGAAGGGGATCCTCAGCAACATCCCGGCGATCGAAGACACCACAGACTTCTTCAAGTCCGGAGCGGCCTCCATGGACGTGGTCAG gctggtggaggaggtgaagcagAAGTGTGCCGGTGTTCAGCTGCAGACTGAAGACGTGTACATGGCCACCACCTTCCAGGACTTCATCCAGATGTTTGTCCGCAGGCTGAGGGGAGAAgaccaggaggaggagctggtcaTCGACTAC GCGACCAAAGAAGTGAACAACATGACTGTGAAAATGCCATACCAGTGTTTTATTGACGGCAAGTTTGAGGATGCGGAAAACGGCAAGGCCTGCGATACCATCAACCCTGCTGACGGATCG GCGATCTGTAAGGTGGCCTACGCCTCAGTGGGCGATGTGGACCGGGCGGTGGCAGCTGCCAAAGAAGCTTTTGATAACGGCCCCTGGGGCAGGATGAACCCCCGAGACAGAGGAAGTCTGCTTTACAA GCTTGCAGACCTGATGGAGGAGcaccaggaggagctggccaCCATTGAGTCCATCGACTCGGGAGCCGTGTACACGCTGGCCCTCAAGACCCACGTAGGCATGTCCATCCAGACTTTCCGCTACTTCGCTGGCTGGTGCGACAAGATCCAG gGCAAGACGATACCCATCAACCAGGCCAGACCCAACCGCAATCTGACCTTCACTAAGAAAGAACCTCTGGG tgtgtgtgccaTAGTCATCCCATGGAACTACCCTCTCATGATGCTGGCCTGGAAGAGCGCTGCCTGCCTCGCAGCTGGGAACACACTCGTCCTCAAACCTGCACAG GTCACTCCACTGACGGCGCTGAAGTTTGCTGAGCTGACGGTGAAAGCTGGCATTCCTAAAGGAGTCATCAACATCGTGCCAGGCTCAG gcgGTTTGGTGGGACAGCGTCTGTCCGACCACCCAGACGTCCGCAAGCTGGGCTTCACCGGCTCTACGCCTATTGGCAAACAGATCATGAAGAG CTGTGCGCTCAGCAATCTGAAAAAGGTTTctctggagctgggagggaagTCGCCGCTCATCATCTTCAGCGACTGTGACATGGACAAGGCTGTTCGCAtg GGCATGAGCTCTGTTTACTTCAACAAAGGCGAGAACTGCATCGCCGCCGGACGTCTGTTTGTGGAGGAGTCCATTCATGACGAGTACATCAGCCGAGTG GTGGAGGAGATTAAGAAGATGAAGATCGGGGACCCTCTGGATCGCTCCACGGACCACGGCCCGCAGAACCACAAGGCCCACCTGGACAAGCTGGTGGAGTACTGCGACATCGGAGTGAAGGAAGGAGCCACGCTGGTGTACGGAGGCAAACAGGTGGACCGACCAG GTTTCTTTATGGAGCCCACAGTGTTCACCGGTGTGGAAGACCACATGTTCATCGCCAAAGAGGAGTCCTTCGGCCCCGTCATGGTGGTGTCCAAGTTCAAAGACGG CGACGTAGACGGCGTGCTGCAGAGAGCCAACGACACAGAGTTCGGCCTGGCCTCCGGCGTGTTCACCCGCGACATCAACAAGGCCATGTATGTGAGCGAGAGGCTGGAGGCCGGGACCGTGTTCGTCAACACCTACAACAAGACCGACGTGGCTTCGCCCTTCGGGGGCTTCAAGCAGTCCGGCTTCGGCAAAGACCTCG GAGAGGACGCTCTCCTGGAATACCTCAGGACCAAAGCAGTGACCGTGGAGTACTGA